From a single Anomaloglossus baeobatrachus isolate aAnoBae1 chromosome 4, aAnoBae1.hap1, whole genome shotgun sequence genomic region:
- the LOC142302850 gene encoding olfactory receptor 1500-like, whose translation MCYGNETEVTEFLLLGFKGLYKYNFLFFILLLFSYLVIINGNLLIIVLVSTNYNLNVPMFIFLKHLAIADILSPTSIVPMMLHIILFNMKEVPMKSCIIHLNVAYIFGYIQGFLLTIMSYDRYLAICSPMHYSSIMQPHVCLKMVLCSWILNFILAFEVIMVWQLEFCGQNAIDHFFCDFGQLLQLTTSDTYLLTLVDFIIGIFGAVTPFALILISYLSIFFTILTLSSTSGWTKAFSTCSSHLTTVCIYYGTLFVIYIAPSADSSLTINKFLSLLFIVVTPMMNPIIYSLRNKEIKKTLDEMIRKCKGYT comes from the coding sequence ATGTGTTATGGCAATGAGACCGAAGTCACAGAGTTCCTGCTTCTTGGATTTAAAGGTCTATATAAATACAACTTTCTGTTTTTCATCCTTCTACTCTTTTCTTACCTGGTGATAATCAATGGAAACCTTCTTATTATTGTGTTGGTGTCCACCAACTACAACCTGAATGTCCCAATGTTCATCTTTCTCAAGCATCTAGCTATAGCCGACATTCTCTCACCTACGAGCATTGTGCCCATGATGCTACATATAATACTATTTAATATGAAGGAAGTACCGATGAAGAGTTGCATCATCCATCTCAACGTGGCCTATATTTTTGGCTACATCCAGGGTTTTCTGCTAACTATAATGTCCTATGATCGATACTTGGCCATTTGTAGTCCGATGCACTACAGTTCCATAATGCAACCTCATGTTTGTCTCAAGATGGTTCTTTGCTCCTGGATCTTGAACTTTATTTTAGCTTTTGAGGTAATAATGGTTTGGCAGCTGGAGTTTTGTGGTCAGAATGCCATtgatcattttttctgtgacttcgGGCAACTTCTTCAATTGACTACCTCAGACACTTACCTATTGACTTTGGTTGATTTTATAATTGGTATCTTTGGAGCTGTTACCCCTTTTGCTTTAATTCTTATCAGCTACTTGAGTATTTTCTTCACCATATTGACCCTTTCATCCACAAGTGGATGGAcaaaagccttctccacctgcagctctCATCTCACCACCGTGTGTATCTACTATGGAACCCTCTTTGTGATCTACATCGCGCCATCAGCTGACAGTTCATTGACCATAAACAAGTTTTTATCTCTGCTGTTTATTGTGGTCACTCCAATGATGAACCCCATCATATACAGCCTGAGGAACAAGGAGATCAAGAAAACCCTTGATGAAATGATTAGAAAATGTAAAGGATATACATAA